The following nucleotide sequence is from Gordonia jinghuaiqii.
GGACGCGGACATCACCGAGATCGTCGTGGACCCCACGCTCCTCGCTTATGCCGAACCCGAGGTCGCACAGTCGTTCTGGTCCGCCGTCCGCACCCTCGACAGTTCGCTCGCGCTCCGGTACCACGACGTCACCGACGGGCGCCTGCCCACGTGGTTCCACGCGTTCCGAACCGTGCAAGCCCACGAGGCGTGGCGGAGCCACGGCGAGTTCCTCACCGATCACCCGGACGCGGTCGCCACCGATGTCGCCGCGAGATTCCGCATCGCGTCGGCGGTGAGCGCCACCGAGGCCGACGACGCGCGAGCCGAGATCGTGCGCGCGCGAGCTCACCTCGACGGCGTGCTCGGGGCCGGTACGGCCCTGCTCCTCCCCAGCGCAGCCGGTCCCGCACCCCTGCGGACGGAAGGCTCCGCCGAGCGTGCGCGCACCGCGACCCTGCATCTCACGTGCCTGGCCAGCCTCTCCGGCCGGCCGGCGATCTCCGCACCGTGCCTCACCGCGGACGGCGCACCGGTGGGACTGTCGGCGGTCGGGGCGGTCGGCGCCGATCACACGCTGTTGCGATTCGCGGCCCGGCACTTGACCTTTCACATCTGACTCCCGCGGTACCCGGCGGCCCCGCATCGGTGACGATGCGGGGCCGCGGCGCATTGTCGGGCCGTGTGTCGCCGAGGTTTCGCGCGTCAAGAACATGTTGCGGCTTGGCCGCACGCCTCGCGCTCGCGGCCGATCTGTTCATACGATGTGTTCATCAGATGGTCGGACCAATCAGTCCAATCGCCCCACGAGCCCAGCGAGGTGCCAGTGATGGAGTTCCCACACTCGGTCGGGTTCGTGCGCCGGTCGACGTCGATCGGCGCCGAGATCGTCGCCCACTTCGAACAACTGATCTCCAGCGGCGAACTCGCCCCGGGAACCCGGCTGCCCTCCGAGCGGGAACTGGCCACCTCCCTCAACGTCTCGCGCACCTCGCTGCGTGAGGCGATGCACGAGCTGGAAGTCAAGAACATGGTGGCGCGCCGCCCCGGCCGAGGGACCATCGTCACCGAACCGCACGGTCAGGCAAACGACTTGTACGAGCGCATCTCCGAGGCCGAGCGCACGTTGCGTGACGTCGCCGAGCTGCGGGAGACCATCGAGCCGAGGTTCGCCGAACTCGCGGCTCGTCGCATCACCGACTCGACGTTGATCGCCCTCGAGGACGTGTTGGCGAAGACGCGGCTGCCGATGACCCAGCAAGAGTCCATCGAGCTCGACATCAGTTTCCACATGCTCATCGCGCAGGCCTCCCAGAACCGGCTGCTGGTTGCGCTCGGCACCCTGGCCAACGAATGGACCGCCTCGACGCGCGCGCTCTCACACGCGGATTCGCCCGCGCGCCGCCTGTCCCACGAGGGCCACCACCGGATCTACCTCCGCCTGCGCGAACGCGACGCCGAAGCGGCACGGCAGGCGATGCTGGACCACCTGTCCGAGGTGGCCGACATGACACGCACACACCACCCCTCGTTCTGACCTCGAACTCGTTCGAGCACCGCAACTTTCATCATTTCGCACCGGTCAGCGTCGACCAGTGCGTCCCATTCACCCGCACAGAAGGTCTCCCCATGAATCCTGCACGTCCCCGTCGACGGCTCATCCGAGTGGCAGTCGCCGTGATCGCCTCGGCGCTCGCACTGAGTACCGCGGCCTGCGGTTCGGACACGTCGGAGAATGCCGACGGCGCCACCAAGATGAACGTGATCCTGCCCTGGTACGCCGATCCGGAGGGCGGCGGATACTTCGCCGCCGATGCCGAGAATCTGTACGCGGACAAGAACATCGACGTGACCCTGGAGCCCGGCGGTCCCCAGGTGTCGGCCACCCAGCTCGTCGCGTCGGGTCGGGCCCAGATCGGCCACTCCGACGCCGCCGGCATCGTGCAGGCGCAGCAGCAGGGCATCCCGGTGGTCGCGATCGCCGCCATCTACCAGGACAATCCGGTGGGGATCATCTCCCACAAGGATCAGAACATCACCTCCTTCGACGACATGAAGGGCAAGACCCTCGTCAGCCAGGCCGGCGCGCTGTACCCGGTGTGGCTCGACAAGAAGCTCGGTGTGCCGCTCAAGACCATGCAGTACCAGGGGTCGATCGCGACCTTCCTCAACGACCCCACGCTCCTCCAGCAGGGCTGGCCCACCAACGAGGTCCGCCAGGCCGAAGAGGCCGGTGTCCCGGTCAACTTCATGCCGTACTCGGAGTCGGGCTTCAACCCCTACAACGACGTGGTCTTCACCTCGAAGGAGTACTTCGACTCCCACCAGGAGGAGCTGAAGGCCTTCCTCGACGCCAGCATCCAGGGTTGGCACGACTACATGGCCGACGTCGATGTCGCGACGAAGGCGAATGAGGCGATCCTCAAGGCCAACTCGGAGCAGTCCCCCGAATCGGTCTGGTTCGCCTGGGACGCACAGCGCAAGTTCGTGGCGACCGGCGACGGCGTCAAGCAGATCGGCGCGATGACCGAGGCCCGCTGGAACACCCTGATCGAGCAGCTGACCGAGCTCGGCCAGGTCACCAAGCCGGTGACCGCGAGCGAACTCTACGACGCGACCCTGCTCCCGATGATCGCCTCGCCGACCGAGATGCCGCCGGTTCCCGCCGACGCCAACTGATCGAGCATCACGACCCACGAACGCTAGGACATACGGAATGAGAACGGTATTCAGCGGTGGCGCGGTCATCATCGACGCCCACGCCGAGGTGCCGTCGGGTTTCGTCGTCGTCGACGACGGTGTGATCACCGACGTCGGCGACGGCGAGGCCACACACGACATCCTCTCCTCGGCCGACCGCACGGTCGACACCACCGGCCGTCTGGTGATGCCCGGGTTCATCAACGCACACTGCCATCTCTTCCAGTCCATGCTTCGCGGGCTCAACAAGACGACGCAATGCCTCGAGGACTGGCTGGCCAATGACATCGCGCCCTACACCGCCCGCCTGCAGCCGGCCGACCTCTACCTCGCCGCCACCGCGGGACTCCTGGAGAACCTCCGTTCCGGGGTGACCACGGTCCTGGAGAACCAGTACGTCCATCACCACCCGGACAACACCGACCGGGTCGCCCGCGCCTTTCGTGACATCGGCATCCGTGGCCTGATCGCCCGTGGCGGCGTCGACGTGAAGGTCCCCGGCGTACCGAACCCCCGACTGGAGACCGTCGACGGCTTCCTCGACAACGTCGCGCGATTCGTGTCCGACTGGGACGGTGCCGCAAACGGCCGAATCCGTTGCGAGGCAGCGATACAGACGACCTGGCTGGCATCGGGTGAGCTCTGCGATCGGGTGGGCGGGTTCATCGCCGACAACCGGATCGGCCTGCACGCGCACTGCGCGGAGACCCGGACCAGCGTCGCGTCGACGATCGCCGGCCACGGCCGGCGTGAGGTGCCCTACTTCCGTGACCACGGCCTCATCGGGCCCGGCACCCAACTGGTCCACTGCGTGTGGATCGACCCGGAGGAGTGTGAACTGATCGCCGAGCTGGGCGCCACGGTGGTCACCTGCCCGACCTCCAACGCCTACCTCGCCTCCGGTCCGGCACCGGTCTCGGACCTGCGCGCCCTGGGCGTGCCGGTTGCGATCGGATGCGACGGGCCGGGAAGCAACAACGGACAGAACATGTTCGAGGCCATCAAATGGTCGGTGCTGTCCGATCGGCTGCGCACGCTCGACGCCGGGCGGCTCAGCGAGGTCGACGCGCTGGACATGGCCTGGCGCGGCGGCGCCCGTGCGGTCGGCATGGAAGGCCGTCTCGGCGCCGTGCGCGCCGGTCATCTCGCCGACCTGGTGACACTCGACGTCGAGTCCCCCGGCTACTCCGGATCGTCGACGTTGCGCCGGGCGGTGGTGTTCACCGGTTCACCCGCCGACGTGCGGGACGTGTGGGTCGACGGCATCCAGGTGGTCCGGGACTCCGAGGTCCTCACCGCCGACCGCCACGACATCCACCACGAGATGCGTGCGAGACGCGCAGCGATAGTCAACTTCGACGATTTGGCGGTGACACCATGACAGAGTCCCTCACAGACCTCGGCCCCGATCCCCACCAAGACACCGGACCCCACCACGAGAGTGGGCCCCAACAGGATTCCGGTCTGATCTCGTTCACGCGCGCGGACAAGGTGTACAACAACGGTTTCCGCGCGCTGGCACCGATCGACCTCACGGTCACACGCGGCGAGATCACCGTCCTCGTCGGACCGTCGGGCTGCGGTAAGACCACGCTTCTGCGGATGGCCGCAGGACTCACCGAGCCCACGTCGGGGACGATGACGCGCGACACCGACAGGATGTCGTATGTGTTCCAGGACCCGACGCTGCTCGCGTGGCGCAGAGTCCAGGCGAATGTGGAGCTGGTCGCGAAACTCCAGGGCGTGGGGCGCAAGGAACGCCGCGCACGCGCCACCGAGGCCATCTCGATGGTGGGACTCGACGGCTTCGAGAAGTCGTTTCCCCGCGAGCTGTCCGGCGGCATGAAGATGCGGGCCTCGCTTGCCCGCTCGGTCACCAGCGATCCCGAACTGCTGCTGATGGACGAGCCGTTCTCGGCGCTCGACGAGTTCAACCGCGAGAAGATGGGTGCCGAGCTGCTACGGCTGTGGCGCGAGAAGCAGTTCAGCGTCCTGTTCATCACGCACTCCATCTACGAGGCCTGCACGCTCGGCCATCAGATCGCGATCATGAACACCGGCCCGGGCCACGTCGAAGAGGTCGTCTCGTCCCCCAGCCCGCCCTCACTCGACCCCGGCCACGAGCGCGACGAGCAGGCATTGCGTGCTCTGCAACAACAGATTTCCATCAAGCTCGGGAGCTTCCGCGAATGACCGTCATCGAGTCCCAGTCGTCTGTCGTCAAGTCCTTCTTCACCAAGGTCGTCCGACCCACGACGTCGGTCAGGAAGGCGGGATCCGACGCCCCGTGGCACGTACGGCTCCGGCGCATGCTGCCACCGCTGGGCGCGTTCGTCATCGGACTCGCGCTGTGGCAGTTGGTGATCGAGCTCTTCGACATCCCGCCCTACATGCTGCCTTCACCGCGAACGCTGGTGGAGACACTGTGGGAGGAGCGCACGGCGATCTGGGAGCCCACCTGGGTGACCGTCCAGGAGTCCTACCTCGCCTTCGCGGTCGCGACCGTCACCGGTATCGCGATCGCCCTGGTGATGGCGCGCTGGAACATCGCCGAACGGGGCTTCTACCCCTATCTGATCGTGCTGCAGACGATTCCGATCGTCGCGATCGCACCGCTCTTCGTCGTGTGGATCGGGCCCGGGCAGACCACCAACATGCTCGTCGGTGCCATGATCGCGTTGTTCCCGGTCGCCGCGAACACGCTCCACGGCCTGAAGTCGACCGACCGCAACCTCGTCCAGCTGTACTCGATGGCGGGCGCACCGCCGCGGATCACACTGTTCTCGCTGCGCTTCCCCGGCGCGTCACCGGCCATCCTGACCGGCATGCGCATCGCCGCCGGCTCGGCCGTGATCGGCGCGATCGTCGGCGAGTTCGTCGCCGGTGTCGGCGGCGGGGAGGGCGGCCTGGGCTACATCATCACCCAGAGCGCGGTGCAACTGCGGACGCCTCAGTTGTTCGTCGCCGTCGTCATGGCCAGCGCCGTGTCCCTGGTCCTGTTCGGCTTTGTCGTCCTGCTCGAACGCCTTCTGCTGTCCCGGTGGCACGAGTCGGCACTTCCCGAAGACGAATGACCGCCCACGCGCCGTGCCGGCCCCACACACCATGACCACCTGCCACATCCCGACCACCCGACACACCGCGGCCACCCGACGCCGAGTGAGGACCCGTCCATGTCACGAATCTTCCACCTTGCCCATCTGACCACCACCGATGTCGAGGCGATCGACAAATCCGATGCCGTGGTGGTCCAGCCCATCGGCGCCGTCGAACAACACGGCCCGCATCTCCCGCTGATCACCGACGCCATGCACGCCGAGGTGATCACCACCACCGCCGTCGAGAGCCTGCCCGACGACTGCAACGTGTGGGTGCTGCCCACCCTGCACTACGGCAAGTCCACCGAACACCTCGGCCGGAGCGGGACCATCGCGATGTCGGCGTCGACCCTCATGTCGGTCTGCCTGGATCTCGGAGAGTCACTGGCCGCCAGTGGTTTCCGCAAACTGGTGTTCGTCAACGGCCACGGTGGGCAACCCGGGTTGCTCGATGTCGTCGCCCGCGACATCCGCCACCAGACCGGACTCGAGGTCTTCCCTGTCATGCCGATGCGCTTTCCCTCGCCGCCCGAGGTGGACCGCTCGCACGACGATTTCGACATCCACGGAGGCTACGGCGAAACGTCGATCATGATGGCGATCGCGCCCGAACTGGTCCGCCACGAACGGGCTTTCGCCGACGGACAGCGCGCGGCCCGGGAGTTCGCCCGGTACAAGCACCTCACGCTTGAGGGCACCTTCCCCACCGCCTGGCTCACCGACGACATCTCGCGGTCGGGCACGGTCGGCGACCCGACCCACGCCAATGCCGATGTGGGCAAGAAGATCCTGGCCTCGGCGGCCGGGCACCTCGCCGAATCCCTCCTGGAGGTGCGCTCGTTCAGTTTCCCCGCCCTCGACGCGCCCGCCGCCAGCCCGTCATGACGCGCAACTCCTGGACGTTGTCGCCGACACACGCCGACCTGCGCAGACCCCCGGCGTCTGCCACCCCCCTCACGCTGGATGCCGAACCCAGCGCGCTCACCCTCGACCTCGGCCGCACGGCGCTGCTCGTCGTCGACATGCAGAACGATTTCGTCGCCGAGGGCGGATGGCTCAACCACATCGGCGTCGACGTGTCGGGTGCCGCCGAGGCGATCACCACCCTCGACGCGGGCCTTCCGGTCCTGCGTGATGCCGGCGTGCCGGTCATCTGGCTGAACTGGGGCAATCGGCCCGACCTGGCCAATCTGCCGCCGGGGGTCCGCCACGTCTACGACCCCGACGGTTCCGGCGGTGGCATCGGGGACCGGGCAGGCCGCTCGGAAGCCGTTCTCACACAGGGCAGCTGGGGAGCGGCGATCACCGAGTCGCTGCACCCCGACCCCCGGGACCTGTTCGTCGACAAGTACCGGATGAGCGGGTTCTTCGACACCCCGCTCGATTCCGTACTCCGCAACCTGCGCGTCGACACCCTCCTGTTCGCCGGGGTGAACGCCGATCAATGCGTGTACGCCACGCTGACCGACGCGGCGTGCCTGGGATACGACGTCATCATGCTCAGCGATGTCGTCGCGACCACATCGCCCTCGTACTGCATGGAAGCCACCACCTACAACGTTCGTCAGTGCTACGGATTCACCGCCCTCTTCTCCGCACTGATCGCCAGAATCGAGAAATCATGACCACCGCACCTGTCCTGCACGCCATCACCGACCTGACGGCGTACAAGATCAGCCCGGACGACACCGTCGTGCTGGTCGTGCTGTCCGGACCGAAGACGTCAGGATCGTCGACGACGGTCTGTTTCGAGATCTGGGAACCCGGCGGGTCGCAACCGGACAACTCTCACGCCGACTCCACCGAGACCTTCGTGGTCCTGCGAGGCGGCGGGACGGCGCACAGTGACGAACACGCCGTGGAACTGACGGCCGGTTCGGTGATCGTGTTGCCGACCGGTTCGGTGCATCGCATCGTCAACACATCGGCGACGGACAAGATGTATGCCCTCACCGTGATGGAGAACGACGGCGGCTTCGAGGATCTCATCCTCCGTGGCACACCGACCCCACTGGCCGCCGACGACGTGGCCGTGCTGGCGGCAGCCGGTCCGCTGGGGGCTCCCCGAGAGTGAGTACGAACATCGCCGACGACGTGGTCGGCACTCACAGTCTCGTCTCGTCCCCGGACACGGTGATGTGGGGCGAGCTCCCCTGCGCCGGTGACTCCCCGGTGGCGGCGATGAATCCCGGCGAGACGATCACCATCGACACGGTGAGCCACGAGGGAATCCTGCCCGACCAGGGGAGTGACCCGCTCGAGTTCTTCGCCCGCTTCGGTGTGCCGGCCCGCGAGGTGCTCCCCGATGCGGTGGAGACCGCGGCCGCCGTCCCCCGCGCGGACCAGCTCGGTCCCCACGTCGTGACCGGACCGATCGCGGTGCACGGTGCGGTCCCGGGAGACCTGCTGGCGGTCACCGTCGTCGACCTCCGGCGTCGCGCCGACTACGGCATCGTGTCGTCGCGACACGGCAAGGGCGCACTGCCCGAGAGCTTTCCCGACGGCTTGTCGACCAGTGTGTTCTGCCGCGCCCAGGGTGACGTGGGGTTCCTGCCCCTGGCCCAGGACGAATCCGCCTATGCCGGTGGCGGCCGGTCCATCCGGTTCCCGCTGCACCCCTTCCTCGGCCTCATGGGTGTGGCGACCGAGGCGACCCTGCGGCCCCACTCGACGCCGCCGGGTCTCTACGGCGGCAACCTCGACATCTCCCACCTCGGTGTCGGCGCCACGCTCTATCTGCCGGTGCAGGTGGCCGGCGCGCTGCTCTACGTCGGCGATCCCCACTTCGCCCAGGGGGATGGCGAGGTGGCCCTGACCGCGTTCGAGGCCCCGCTGCGCGCCACCCTCCACGTGGACGTCGTGGAAGGCGGGGCGCGGGCCACCAACAATCGCCCGTTCGCCGAGACCGCGGAACTGCTGATCAGTATCGGGCTCGACGAGGACCTCGACGAGGCGTGCCGCGAGAGTGTCCGTGGTGCACTGGACCTCCTGGTGCACCGATACGACATCCCTCGGCATCTGGCCTACGCCTACCTCAGTGCCGCGGCCGATGTCCGCATCTCGCAGGTCGTCGATCAGGTGAAGGGATGTCACGCGGTGATGCGCAAAGCCGACTTCCGAGAATGGTCATGAGCTCGGGTACGGCCGCCGGCACGGAAGCTGTTCCGGATTGGTTCGTGGTGCGCGACTACGGTTGCGGGGTCCACCTGATCTCCGAACCGTGCCACGTCAACAGTTATCTCATCGTCGGCGCCGAGCGCGCACTGCTTTTCGACACCGGCCTCGGAATCGGCAACATCCACGCGCAGGTGCGCCGGATCACCGATCTACCACTGGTTGTCGTCAACTCACATCATCACTTCGATCACCGGGGTGGCAACCAGCACGTCGACGCCGAGGACTTCCTCTGCCACCGGTCGGGGGAGTCCCTCTACCGTGCGGTCCCCGACGACGAACTGCGCGACTATGCCGTGGGCGCCGAGCAGATGCTGGCCGTGTACAACGAGTTCCGCGCTCTGGACAAGGTGAAGTTCTTCCTCAGTCCAGATGACCTCACGATGAGACCGTTGCCCGATCTGCGGTCGTGGGCGATTCCGGCGACACCACCGACACGAGGAGTCGATCACGGCGATGTCATCGATCTCGGCGGGCGACGACTCGAAGTGCTGCACACACCCGGCCACGTCCCGGACTCGGTGTGCCTGTGGGAGGCCGACACCGGTTTCCTGTTCTGCGGGGATACAGTGCTGACCACGACCTACTGGGCCCACTACCCGGAGAGCGACGTCACGATGTTCGCGGCCTCACTCAAGGCGCTCGCAGCACTTCCGATCACGAAAGCCTTTGTCGGACACAATCTCGTTGCCGACGTGGACGCCGCATATGTCGCACGGGTCGCGGCCGCGTTCTCCCGCGTGGCGGCCGCACCCGGATGCGGCGAGGTCGTCGACGGTCCGCACGGCGCGACTGTCCGTCGTACCGAGGGACCCGGCTTCGCGATCCTCAGCGCGCTCTGACCAACGCTTGTCGGACTATCCGAACGCCGTGACATCGTGTGTCGGCGGAGCGCCGCCACCGTCCATCGACCGGCTCGCCCGCACACGCCCGATCATCGCGTCGGCGACGGTGCCGGTGTGGACCTGGGTGTCCTGGAACAGCAGCTGATCGGTCTTGGCCCGCCGGAAGTAGTGGTGCAGCGGGTGCTCCCAGGTGAATCCGATGACGGCCTGCGCGAAGTCCCTGAGCAGCACCACGACGGAATCGAAACCTCGGCGAACCATGGGAACCGCTGGACCCGAGACTCCCCGCGCGCGGTGGGAGGTCACCTGGCGGCCGTACCCGCCGAAGGCGGCTTCGGCATACTGTTCGGTGACTCTGCTCTTCGACTCCGGAGGTTCCCGTGGCCAGTGGCCTCGTCGCCCTGCTCGACGACATCGTGACCCTCACCAAAGTCGCCGCGGCGTCCCTCGACGACATCGGGGCGGCTGCCGGTAAAGCCAGCGTCAAGGCCGCCGGTGTCGTGGTCGACGACACGGCTGTCACCCCGCGGTACGTCGACGGGTTCACCCCCGATCGCGAGCTGCCGATCGTGCGCAAGATCGCCATCGGCTCGATCCGCAACAAGCTGCTGATCATCCTGCCGATCGCGATGATCCTGAGTCAGTTCCTCCCGCAGGCGCTGCCGTACCTGCTGATCGCCGGTGGCCTGTTCCTGTGCTTCGAGGGTGCCGAGAAGGTCTGGGAGGCGGTCGGCGGTGGTCATCACACCGAGGAGACGACGGTCGACCGGAACGGTCCCGAGTTCGAGAAGACCATGGTCAGCGGCGCGATCCGTACCGACCTGATCCTGTCAGCCGAGATCATGGTGATCTCACTGTCGTCGGTCGAGTCCGAGCCGTTCTGGACGCGGCTGGCCGTCCTCGTTGTCGTCGCCTTCCTCATCACCGCCCTCGTCTACGGCGTGGTCGCGATCATCGTCAAGACCGACGACGTCGGTCTGGCGCTGGCGCAGCGCGAGTCGACGCTGAGCCAGAAGGTCGGCCGCGGTCTGGTGACCGCGATGCCCAAGATCATGTCGACGCTCACCATCGTCGGTATCGCCGCGATGCTGTGGGTCGGCGGGCACATCCTGATCGTCAACGTCGGCGAGGCCGGCTTCCATTGGCCCGCCGACCAGCTCCACCACCTCGAGCACTGGTTCGAGGAGCTCGTCCACGGCGGCTTCGGCGGGGTCCTGTCCTGGACCGCGGGCACCATCGCATCGGCGGTCGTCGGTCTCGTCGTCGGTGCCCTCGTCGTGGCGATCATGCACGTCATCCCGAAGCGCAAGAAGAAGCAACCCGCCGCCCATTGACCTGGCCTCTCCCCAGATCGAAGACCGACGTCGCACGCGACGTCAATCCGACGCTGCGACGTCGATCGAGGTCGAATGTTCAGACTGGTGTCGCACGCGACGTCATTTCGCGGGCAGACAACCAACTGACCCACCCCGGTGAGCGCTCGGGCCGAGGCAACGGGCACGCTCAGAGATCGTGAGCACCTGGGAGCTGTTGGCCGTCCTCGTCGCGGGCGTCGGAGCCGGCGCGATCAACGCGGTTGTGGGTAGCGGCACGCTGATCACGTTCCCCACGCTCGTCGCCTTCGGCGTGCCGCCGGTGACCGCGACGATGTCCAACGCGATCGGTCTGGTCGCCGGCGGCGTGTCCGGCACCTGGGGTTATCGCCGTGAACTGGCCGGGCAGTGGCCCCAGTTGCGCTGGCAGATCCCGGCCTCGTTCGTCGGCGCCCTCGTCGGTTGCTGGCTGCTGCTGCATCTGCCCGAGACGGTGTTCGAGGCCGTCGTCCCGGTCCTGCTGATCGCGGCCCTGGTTCTCGTGGTCGCGCAGCCCCGGATCCAGAAGTGGGTCGGACGTCGATCCGTCACCACCGGCGAGCTCGTCCGCCCGCACCTGAGCGCGGTCCGCATCGCCCTGATGGTCGCCGGAACATTCGCGGTGGGCATCTACGGCGGCTACTTCACCGCTGCCCAGGGCATCATGCTGATGGCGATCCTCGGCATCGTCGTACCCGACCACATCCAGCGGATGAACGCCGCCAAGAACCTGCTGTCACTGGTCGTCAACATCGTTGCCGCCGTCACCTACACGCTGGTGGCGTTCGACCGCATCGACTGGTCTGCTGCCGGGGTCATCGCCATCGGCTCGCTGGTCGGCGGTGTCGTCGGCGCACGCTATGGTCGACGCCTGTCGCCCCGCGCCCTCCGCGCGGTGATCGTGATCGTCGGGCTGATCGGGTTGTGGCGCCTGCTGGGGTGAGCTCGGCGGGCGTGGAGAACCGCTGCAGCGCAACGGTCTTCAGAACTGCGATCTGCGTGCGGGTCTGCACACGCCCGCTGGTGACTTCATTTCGGTTCCGTCGAATCCGCACACGTTCACGCTGCTCGGCGCACAATGACCGGTGGTCGGTCGGATCCGAGGAGTTGCGATGGTCGATTGGGATGGCGATCGATACGCCGACGTGAGCGCACTGCAGCGCAGGGTCGCCGAGGAGTCGATCGGTGACCTCGAACTCGTCGGGAACGAACGCCTACTCGACGTCGGTTGCGGCGACGGGTTCATCACCATGCTCCTCGCCGATCGTCTCCCGTCGGGTTCGGTTGTCGGCATAGATGCTTCGCATCGGATGATCGAGCGCGCACTCGAGCGTGTGGCCGCCGACAACCTGCGCGTGCAGTTTCATGTCGACAACGTCCTGGCGTTGCCGTTCGACCACGACTTCGACATCGCCGTGTCCTTCAACGCCCTGCACTGGGTGTCCGACCAAGGTGCCGCTCTCCGTGGAATCGCACGGAGCCTCGACCACGGAGGGCGTGCGGTCCTACAGATGGTGTGCGCCACGGAGCGCCCCAGCATCGAGGATGTGTTCATGGAGGTGGCGGCAGACGAGCACTGGCGCAGGTACTTCGACGACTTCGTCGCACCCTACGTCCACGTCGAACCGGCCCACTTCCGCGAACTGGCTGTCCAGGCAGGTTTCACCGTGGATGACCTCTCGGTCAAAGACGTTCGCTGGCAGTTCGATTCGGTCGCCGACTTCCGCGCCTGGTCCACGGTGGGGGCATCGGACTGGACCAGCCGGCTTCCGCCATCGGAGGTCGACGGCTTCATCGGCGCGGTGGTGGCGCGCTACGAGGCGGTCATCGGGGAGCCTGCCGTCATCCGATTCAGCCAGCTGCGTGCCTCACTGCGAACCGATTCCCGAGGCGCCGTTGCGACCCCCACCAGCGCTCCCTGATCCGGCAGAACTCCCACCTCAGGGAGCCGCGGGTCAGGG
It contains:
- a CDS encoding acetamidase/formamidase family protein; its protein translation is MSTNIADDVVGTHSLVSSPDTVMWGELPCAGDSPVAAMNPGETITIDTVSHEGILPDQGSDPLEFFARFGVPAREVLPDAVETAAAVPRADQLGPHVVTGPIAVHGAVPGDLLAVTVVDLRRRADYGIVSSRHGKGALPESFPDGLSTSVFCRAQGDVGFLPLAQDESAYAGGGRSIRFPLHPFLGLMGVATEATLRPHSTPPGLYGGNLDISHLGVGATLYLPVQVAGALLYVGDPHFAQGDGEVALTAFEAPLRATLHVDVVEGGARATNNRPFAETAELLISIGLDEDLDEACRESVRGALDLLVHRYDIPRHLAYAYLSAAADVRISQVVDQVKGCHAVMRKADFREWS
- a CDS encoding DUF808 domain-containing protein — encoded protein: MASGLVALLDDIVTLTKVAAASLDDIGAAAGKASVKAAGVVVDDTAVTPRYVDGFTPDRELPIVRKIAIGSIRNKLLIILPIAMILSQFLPQALPYLLIAGGLFLCFEGAEKVWEAVGGGHHTEETTVDRNGPEFEKTMVSGAIRTDLILSAEIMVISLSSVESEPFWTRLAVLVVVAFLITALVYGVVAIIVKTDDVGLALAQRESTLSQKVGRGLVTAMPKIMSTLTIVGIAAMLWVGGHILIVNVGEAGFHWPADQLHHLEHWFEELVHGGFGGVLSWTAGTIASAVVGLVVGALVVAIMHVIPKRKKKQPAAH
- a CDS encoding MBL fold metallo-hydrolase, which gives rise to MSSGTAAGTEAVPDWFVVRDYGCGVHLISEPCHVNSYLIVGAERALLFDTGLGIGNIHAQVRRITDLPLVVVNSHHHFDHRGGNQHVDAEDFLCHRSGESLYRAVPDDELRDYAVGAEQMLAVYNEFRALDKVKFFLSPDDLTMRPLPDLRSWAIPATPPTRGVDHGDVIDLGGRRLEVLHTPGHVPDSVCLWEADTGFLFCGDTVLTTTYWAHYPESDVTMFAASLKALAALPITKAFVGHNLVADVDAAYVARVAAAFSRVAAAPGCGEVVDGPHGATVRRTEGPGFAILSAL
- a CDS encoding sulfite exporter TauE/SafE family protein, with protein sequence MSTWELLAVLVAGVGAGAINAVVGSGTLITFPTLVAFGVPPVTATMSNAIGLVAGGVSGTWGYRRELAGQWPQLRWQIPASFVGALVGCWLLLHLPETVFEAVVPVLLIAALVLVVAQPRIQKWVGRRSVTTGELVRPHLSAVRIALMVAGTFAVGIYGGYFTAAQGIMLMAILGIVVPDHIQRMNAAKNLLSLVVNIVAAVTYTLVAFDRIDWSAAGVIAIGSLVGGVVGARYGRRLSPRALRAVIVIVGLIGLWRLLG
- a CDS encoding class I SAM-dependent methyltransferase — encoded protein: MVDWDGDRYADVSALQRRVAEESIGDLELVGNERLLDVGCGDGFITMLLADRLPSGSVVGIDASHRMIERALERVAADNLRVQFHVDNVLALPFDHDFDIAVSFNALHWVSDQGAALRGIARSLDHGGRAVLQMVCATERPSIEDVFMEVAADEHWRRYFDDFVAPYVHVEPAHFRELAVQAGFTVDDLSVKDVRWQFDSVADFRAWSTVGASDWTSRLPPSEVDGFIGAVVARYEAVIGEPAVIRFSQLRASLRTDSRGAVATPTSAP